A region from the Cherax quadricarinatus isolate ZL_2023a chromosome 55, ASM3850222v1, whole genome shotgun sequence genome encodes:
- the LOC138854344 gene encoding uncharacterized protein produces the protein MDTFLKTCVSSAFSLVSGIPDNGTGVDGSQKMHIVTNGNTSLHTSAVPSSQAYITNTKYKVQTYKSSSLVLDDRPSSASLQIPPSCTGTTVSDGQPSPGRWVRRLGYAERFMTMAHDYGCMTTVYSLWLDSRVPLDFELFKRASVLMFRKMPNLRLHVDYLEDDLWWREMTREVVDVEELTTEDVESTVQTLLCRRYRVHEGPLWFARFVTLDPDQGCVVDTNHNLKYKYVCIFGFHHNVSDGSTNMKFCQVFLKVLNALVQGKDVSLCQEGTFSVPLQDEFGDQLTSIWFVIGMFLKRLFTVVLTLGLPLWNYTTYYKMPRERASATHVVQNDLDETTTHKLLRRCKMEGVTLNSAFTAAANLALYKMILAKNSNIDATNMYSQQAINMRRYWPKPLRENSFGCHISLLDLKFPTRRSDLTAFWEYTRGVHTIVHYHLTDSKRPLKVQPMSERLILILRFNSLLADLGLPSANDNHYTVTNMGNLSSTFPGTGEEVEVAKVLRSVSCQFMPTLCQHTLQTFRGRLCYSLDYYTQKMTRELASQYVETTFDILTSSIHTPN, from the coding sequence ATGGATACATTCTTGAAGACATGTGTATCTTCGGCCTTCAGTCTGGTGTCGGGAATACCCGACAACGGGACAGGTGTGGATGGGAGTCAGAAGATGCATATAGTAACCAACGGCAACACGTCTCTACACACGTCGGCTGTACCCTCGTCACAAGCCTACATAACAAACACCAAGTATAAAGTCCAAACTTACAAATCGTCCAGTTTAGTCTTGGACGACAGGCCCAGCTCGGCTTCACTACAGATTCCGCCTTCATGTACTGGAACGACCGTCTCAGACGGTCAGCCATCTCCTGGACGCTGGGTTCGACGGCTCGGGTATGCTGAGAGATTCATGACTATGGCTCATGATTACGGCTGCATGACCACGGTGTATTCACTCTGGCTCGATTCCAGAGTTCCCCTCGATTTTGAACTCTTTAAACGTGCGTCTGTTTTGATGTTCAGAAAAATGCCCAACCTTCGATTGCATGTGGACTACCTTGAGGACGACCTGTGGTGGAGAGAGATGACGAGGGAGGTGGTGGACGTGGAGGAACTGACAACAGAGGACGTGGAATCTACTGTCCAGACGCTGCTCTGCCGGCGGTATCGTGTCCATGAGGGACCGCTCTGGTTCGCTCGCTTCGTTACCCTCGACCCTGACCAAGGTTGTGTTGTAGATACCAACCACAATTTAAAATACAAATATGTTTGCATTTTTGGCTTCCACCACAATGTTAGCGACGGAAGCACGAACATGAAGTTTTGTCAGGTGTTCCTGAAAGTGCTCAATGCCCTGGTTCAGGGAAAAGACGTTAGTTTGTGTCAAGAAGGAACATTTTCAGTGCCCCTTCAAGACGAGTTTGGTGATCAACTCACCTCAATTTGGTTTGTGATAGGGATGTTCTTAAAGCGTTTATTCACAGTGGTGCTCACGCTTGGGCTCCCACTGTGGAATTATACGACTTACTATAAAATGCCAAGAGAGAGAGCGTCCGCCACACACGTAGTGCAGAATGACCTGGATGAAACTACCACACACAAACTACTCCGTCGGTGTAAAATGGAAGGTGTGACGTTAAACTCTGCCTTCACGGCAGCGGCTAACCTTGCTCTTTACAAGATGATTCTAGCCAAGAACAGTAATATAGATGCAACTAACATGTACTCACAACAAGCTATTAATATGAGGAGATACTGGCCCAAACCACTACGTGAAAACTCCTTTGGCTGCCACATATCTTTGTTGGATTTAAAATTCCCTACTCGGCGTAGCGATCTGACAGCCTTTTGGGAGTACACCCGTGGAGTCCACACTATCGTCCATTACCACCTAACAGACTCTAAACGCCCTCTTAAGGTACAACCTATGAGTGAGCGTCTTATCCTCATCCTTCGTTTCAATTCTTTGTTGGCCGACCTGGGCTTGCCTTCTGCCAACGATAATCATTATACAGTGACCAACATGGGTAATTTGAGTAGCACCTTCCCAGGGACcggggaagaggtggaggtggcaAAAGTATTACGTTCTGTCTCTTGTCAGTTCATGCCTACGCTCTGCCAACACACACTTCAGACCTTTAGAGGACGCCTCTGCTATTCTCTCGACTATTACACGCAAAAAATGACGAGGGAACTTGCTTCCCAGTATGTTGAGACTACCTTCGATATTCTTACCTCGTCCATCCACACCCCCAACTAA